Proteins from one Hemicordylus capensis ecotype Gifberg chromosome 7, rHemCap1.1.pri, whole genome shotgun sequence genomic window:
- the LOC128333185 gene encoding uncharacterized protein LOC128333185: MERLRHCPSEHQATVNAVLAALCRPLFHHEEAKIRRAAMRTHLDLLQHRHHHHKGTEENITTLIAVLMHVEDEDLEVAQAAKDNLSLLAEALLWHLEGKLLARDSYSLQELLHKIAKRLIRQLGTEDAVEMEATKILGFFRSEQPSVRRTAALLIGHLVHKKGSILTEGNIETFHAALESLLGDHDPEVGRVACKTEKIVKKAFSLHSRHGLRAAVRRLWAGCKKKRHPPEYGDLST, encoded by the exons atggagcggctgaggcactgtccatcagaacaccaggccacggtgaatgctgtcctggctgccctgtgccgccctctcttccaccac gaggaggctaagatccgaagggcagccatgaggacccacctggatctcctgcagcaccgccaccaccaccacaagggtacagaggagaacatcacgaccctcatcgcggtgctgatgcatgtggaggatgaagacctggaggtagcacag gctgcgaaggacaatctgagcctcctggcggaagccctcctatggcacctggagggcaagctgctggcgcgggactcttatagcctgcaggagctgctccacaagatcgccaagcgtctg attcggcagctcggcacagaggacgccgtggagatggaggccaccaagatcctgggcttcttccgcagcgagcagccttcagtgaggagaacggctgccctgctgatcg gtcacctggtccacaaaaagggcagcatcctcactgaagggaacatagagaccttccatgctg cgctggagagcttgcttggcgaccatgaccccgaggtcgggagagttgcctgcaagacagagaagatcgtgaagaaggccttttccctccactcccggcacgggctgcgggctgccgttcggcgcttgtgggcgggctgtaagaagaagagacacccgccagagtacggtgatctctccacctga